A genomic region of Serratia fonticola contains the following coding sequences:
- a CDS encoding tetratricopeptide repeat protein yields the protein MTTRLTKTALAVLLLGSLCGSSLAPVNAQTQDQLPDMGTTAGGTLSIGQELTMGDFYVRQLRASAPLINDPLLTQYINQLGNRLVANAYSVRTPFHFFLVRNDEINAFAFFGGNVVLHSALFRETDNESQLASVLAHEISHVTQRHLARAMEDQQRNAPLTWVGALGSILLAMANPTMGMAALSGTLAGTQQGIISFTQANEQEADRIGIQVLQRAGFDPEAMPDFLQKLADQSRYASKPPEMLLTHPLPDSRLSDARNRANQMPRHLVQSSQDYLLARVRALGMYSSEGYGLTDEVLDTYNKGNVREQMAAKYGRAILFYQAKKYDEARNIIQPLLTQDAKNVWLLDLMTDIDLGQNKATQAIARLQAVNAAQSNNPVLLLNLANAYVEGNQPAQASKILNRYTFAHPDDPNGWDLLAQASAAQGLRDEELSARAESLALTGRLDQAIGLLSNASSLQKLGSLKQARYDARIDQLRQLQKTFSKFQRT from the coding sequence ATGACCACCCGGTTGACCAAAACAGCGTTAGCAGTCCTGTTGCTCGGCTCGCTTTGCGGTTCTTCGCTGGCACCGGTGAATGCCCAAACGCAGGACCAGTTGCCAGATATGGGCACCACCGCGGGGGGAACACTGAGCATTGGTCAGGAACTGACCATGGGGGATTTTTATGTGCGCCAACTGCGTGCCAGTGCCCCCTTAATCAATGACCCTTTATTGACCCAGTACATCAACCAGTTGGGTAATCGTCTGGTAGCAAACGCCTATTCCGTGCGCACACCGTTCCACTTCTTTCTGGTACGTAACGATGAGATAAACGCCTTCGCTTTCTTCGGCGGTAACGTCGTACTGCACTCGGCTCTGTTTCGTGAAACCGACAACGAAAGTCAACTGGCTTCGGTACTGGCACATGAAATCTCTCACGTCACTCAGCGCCATCTGGCCCGCGCGATGGAGGACCAACAGCGTAATGCTCCGCTGACCTGGGTTGGCGCACTGGGATCTATTTTGCTGGCGATGGCTAACCCAACCATGGGCATGGCGGCGCTGAGCGGCACCCTGGCAGGTACTCAGCAAGGGATTATCAGCTTCACACAGGCCAACGAACAAGAGGCCGACCGCATCGGTATTCAAGTGTTGCAACGTGCCGGGTTCGATCCGGAAGCCATGCCCGATTTCCTGCAAAAGCTGGCGGACCAATCACGTTACGCCTCCAAACCGCCGGAAATGTTACTCACGCACCCCCTGCCTGATAGCCGTCTTTCCGACGCACGCAACCGCGCCAACCAGATGCCACGCCATCTTGTGCAATCCAGCCAGGACTATCTGTTGGCCAGAGTTCGTGCTCTGGGGATGTACAGCTCGGAGGGGTACGGCCTGACCGACGAGGTGTTGGATACCTACAACAAGGGTAACGTACGCGAGCAAATGGCAGCAAAATACGGCCGCGCCATCCTGTTTTATCAGGCAAAAAAGTACGATGAAGCCCGCAACATTATTCAGCCGTTGCTGACACAGGATGCGAAGAACGTCTGGCTGCTGGATCTGATGACCGATATCGATCTTGGCCAAAACAAGGCTACGCAGGCCATTGCCCGCCTGCAGGCGGTCAATGCCGCACAAAGCAATAATCCGGTGCTGCTGCTCAACCTGGCCAACGCCTATGTTGAGGGCAATCAACCTGCGCAAGCCTCTAAAATTCTCAACCGCTATACTTTTGCCCATCCGGATGATCCAAACGGTTGGGATCTGCTGGCACAAGCCAGTGCGGCGCAAGGCCTGCGTGATGAAGAGCTTTCTGCCCGAGCAGAAAGCCTGGCGCTCACCGGCCGTCTGGATCAGGCCATCGGCCTGCTCAGTAACGCCAGCTCACTGCAAAAACTCGGAAGCCTGAAACAGGCCCGTTATGATGCGCGTATCGACCAATTACGTCAGTTGCAGAAGACCTTCAGCAAGTTCCAGCGCACCTGA
- a CDS encoding AI-2E family transporter has translation MLEMLLQWYRRRFTDPQAIALLVILVAGFCILYFLHGILTPLLVAIVLAYLLEWPTARLQRLGCSRTWAASMVLIVFGGITLLVVFVVAPTAWQQGINLMTDLPSMLNQFYNYATTLPARYPALVDAGIIDMMAENLRGRLSGVGESVVKFSLASLVGLLTLAIYLILVPLMVFFLLKDKEQMLNAVRRVLPRNRGLAGQVWIEMNQQITNYIRGKVMEMVIVGVSTYLVFFILDMRYSLLLAVLVGFSVLIPYIGAVLVTIPVVVVAMFQWGVGADFWTLIIAYLVVQGLDGNLLVPILFSEAVNLHPLVIILSVIIFGGLWGFWGVFFAIPLATLVKAVIHAWPDEMMVDVGEDVK, from the coding sequence ATGTTGGAGATGTTATTACAATGGTACCGGCGTCGTTTCACCGATCCACAAGCGATTGCATTACTGGTGATCCTGGTTGCCGGGTTCTGCATTCTCTATTTTCTGCACGGTATCCTGACGCCGCTGCTGGTAGCGATCGTCCTTGCCTATCTGCTGGAATGGCCAACGGCGCGTTTGCAGCGCCTGGGATGTTCACGAACCTGGGCGGCGAGTATGGTGCTGATTGTGTTTGGCGGCATTACTTTGCTGGTGGTGTTTGTTGTGGCACCCACCGCCTGGCAGCAGGGCATCAATCTGATGACCGACCTGCCGAGCATGCTTAATCAGTTCTACAACTATGCTACCACTTTACCCGCTCGCTACCCGGCACTGGTGGATGCGGGCATTATCGATATGATGGCGGAAAACCTGCGTGGGCGACTGTCTGGCGTGGGTGAGTCGGTGGTGAAATTTTCATTGGCCTCACTGGTCGGGTTGTTAACGTTGGCCATCTACCTGATTCTGGTACCGCTGATGGTGTTCTTCCTGTTGAAAGACAAAGAACAGATGCTCAATGCGGTACGTCGCGTATTGCCGCGCAACCGCGGGCTGGCAGGGCAGGTGTGGATCGAGATGAACCAGCAGATCACCAACTATATTCGCGGTAAGGTGATGGAAATGGTGATCGTGGGTGTATCAACCTACCTGGTGTTCTTCATCCTGGATATGCGTTACTCCTTGCTGCTGGCGGTGCTGGTCGGTTTCTCCGTACTGATCCCCTATATTGGTGCAGTGTTGGTGACGATCCCGGTGGTGGTGGTGGCGATGTTCCAATGGGGCGTCGGCGCTGATTTCTGGACGCTGATTATCGCTTATCTGGTGGTACAGGGGTTGGATGGCAACCTGCTGGTACCGATCCTGTTCTCGGAGGCGGTTAACCTGCACCCGTTGGTCATTATTCTTTCGGTGATTATCTTTGGCGGTCTGTGGGGGTTCTGGGGGGTATTCTTTGCCATCCCATTAGCCACGTTAGTGAAGGCGGTGATCCACGCCTGGCCGGATGAGATGATGGTTGATGTGGGTGAGGATGTGAAATAA
- the bcp gene encoding thioredoxin-dependent thiol peroxidase, which yields MSPLKAGDTAPKFSLLDQDGEEINLADFQGQRVLVYFYPKAMTPGCTVQACGLRDNMDELKKAGVEVLGISTDKPEKLSRFAEKELLNFTLLSDEDHQVAQAFGVWGEKTFMGKTYDGIHRISFLIDANGKVEKVFDDFKTTNHHDIVLSYLKQ from the coding sequence ATGAGCCCATTGAAAGCCGGTGATACAGCGCCGAAATTTAGTTTACTCGACCAGGATGGCGAGGAAATTAATTTGGCCGACTTCCAGGGACAGCGAGTACTTGTTTACTTTTATCCCAAAGCCATGACACCAGGTTGTACCGTGCAAGCCTGTGGGCTACGGGATAACATGGATGAACTAAAAAAAGCGGGTGTCGAAGTGCTAGGCATCAGTACCGATAAACCAGAGAAACTGTCGCGTTTTGCTGAGAAAGAGTTGCTCAACTTCACGCTGTTATCCGATGAAGATCATCAGGTAGCACAGGCCTTTGGCGTTTGGGGTGAGAAAACATTCATGGGCAAGACCTATGATGGTATCCACCGCATCAGCTTCCTGATTGATGCTAACGGCAAAGTTGAAAAAGTGTTTGATGATTTCAAAACCACCAATCATCACGACATTGTTCTGAGCTATCTTAAACAATAA
- a CDS encoding glycine cleavage system transcriptional repressor, protein MVTPLSTTGSCILPKPDEHYLVITALGADRPGIVNTITRHVSSCGCNIEDSRLAMLGEEFTFIMLLSGRWNAITLIESTLPQKGAELDLLIVMKRTNSQERPPMPATVWVQVDVKDSPHIIERFTGLFDSSQMNIAELVSRTQPAEGDLPPQLYIQITAHSSGDRDASNIEQAFYRLCTELNAQGSISVVNYPQHDEKDGE, encoded by the coding sequence ATGGTAACCCCATTGAGTACGACAGGAAGCTGCATTTTGCCTAAGCCAGATGAACACTATCTTGTGATTACCGCCTTGGGCGCCGATCGCCCCGGTATCGTCAACACCATTACCCGCCATGTCAGTAGCTGCGGGTGCAATATCGAAGATAGCCGTCTGGCCATGCTGGGTGAAGAATTCACCTTCATCATGCTGCTTTCAGGCCGCTGGAACGCGATTACCCTGATTGAATCCACTTTGCCGCAAAAAGGTGCGGAGCTGGATCTGTTGATTGTGATGAAGCGCACAAACTCGCAAGAAAGGCCGCCAATGCCAGCTACAGTATGGGTACAGGTCGATGTTAAAGACTCCCCACACATCATTGAGCGCTTTACCGGTCTGTTTGACTCCAGCCAGATGAACATCGCTGAACTGGTATCACGGACCCAGCCGGCGGAAGGTGACCTGCCTCCCCAGCTTTATATCCAGATCACCGCACACAGTTCCGGCGATCGGGACGCATCAAATATTGAACAAGCTTTTTATCGCCTATGTACAGAATTGAATGCGCAAGGCAGTATTAGCGTTGTGAACTATCCGCAGCATGATGAGAAAGATGGAGAGTAG
- the dapA gene encoding 4-hydroxy-tetrahydrodipicolinate synthase, which translates to MFTGSIVALVTPMDDKGAVDRASLKKLIDYHVASGTAAIVSVGTTGESATLAHDEHVDVVLQTLELAAGRIPVIAGTGANATSEAISLTQRFSNTGVVGCLTVTPYYNKPTQEGLYQHFKAIAESTDLPQILYNVPARTGCDMLPPTIARLAKIKNIVAVKEATGNLSRVSQIQVLVDDEDFILLSGDDASGLDFMQLGGKGVISVTANVAAREMAELCRLAAQGNFAEARRLNQRLMPVHQDLFVEANPIPVKWACKALGLIATDTMRLPMTPLTDAARPVVERALKSAGLLSPK; encoded by the coding sequence ATGTTTACGGGAAGTATTGTTGCACTGGTTACGCCGATGGACGACAAAGGTGCTGTCGATCGTGCGAGCCTAAAAAAACTGATTGATTATCATGTCGCCAGCGGGACTGCGGCGATTGTTTCCGTAGGGACTACCGGTGAGTCCGCCACGCTGGCCCATGACGAACATGTCGATGTGGTGTTGCAGACGCTGGAACTGGCTGCAGGGCGTATTCCGGTGATCGCCGGGACCGGCGCCAATGCCACCAGTGAGGCGATTTCACTGACTCAGCGCTTCAGCAATACCGGCGTAGTGGGTTGCCTGACGGTCACGCCTTACTACAACAAGCCGACTCAGGAAGGCCTGTATCAGCACTTTAAGGCCATTGCCGAAAGCACCGATTTGCCGCAGATCCTCTATAACGTACCTGCGCGCACCGGTTGTGACATGCTGCCGCCAACGATCGCGCGTTTGGCCAAAATTAAGAATATTGTTGCTGTTAAAGAGGCAACAGGGAACTTAAGTCGTGTTAGTCAGATCCAAGTGCTGGTTGATGATGAAGACTTCATTCTGCTGAGCGGCGACGACGCCAGTGGTCTGGATTTCATGCAACTGGGGGGCAAAGGGGTGATTTCCGTGACGGCCAACGTGGCAGCTCGCGAAATGGCCGAGCTTTGCCGCCTGGCGGCGCAAGGCAACTTTGCAGAAGCCCGCCGCTTGAATCAGCGCTTGATGCCGGTGCATCAGGATTTATTCGTAGAAGCAAACCCAATTCCGGTGAAATGGGCCTGTAAGGCATTGGGATTGATAGCAACTGATACGATGCGTCTGCCTATGACGCCGTTGACCGACGCTGCTCGTCCTGTTGTGGAGCGTGCGTTGAAAAGCGCCGGTTTGCTCTCCCCTAAGTAA
- the bamC gene encoding outer membrane protein assembly factor BamC, which produces MAYSLQKSTIAKVVGLALVMTLAACTSDQRYKRQVSGDEAYLDAAPLKPMSAPSGLILPVQTGNYEVPASTQKGAVGKQLDIRPPVQPLALLSGSRGQYAGDSGTLLLENSPQNQNLWSRVASLLQSKNIPIASRQDASQTLTTDWVKWNRLDEDNQYEGRYQITVQQQGYQQALVVKTLELRQQGQTDKVTDPSEVQRYNGMMMNTIVEGLDKQDNLSSSQSANRIGALDVQSGADDTGLPTLIVRAPYTVVWDRLPAALEKVGMKVGDRSRPQGTVAVTYKSLSGSDWDALGAKDPELKEGDYKLQVGDLDNRTSLQFIDSKGKPLTQSQNDALVAVFQTAFSKTSVK; this is translated from the coding sequence ATGGCTTATTCATTGCAAAAGTCGACGATAGCAAAAGTCGTGGGGTTAGCGTTGGTGATGACGCTGGCGGCTTGTACTTCCGATCAGCGCTATAAACGCCAGGTCAGCGGCGATGAGGCATATCTGGACGCCGCTCCGCTCAAACCGATGAGCGCACCGTCCGGCCTGATCCTACCGGTGCAAACCGGTAATTATGAAGTTCCGGCAAGTACGCAGAAAGGCGCCGTTGGCAAGCAACTGGATATCCGGCCACCGGTACAACCGTTGGCGTTGCTGAGCGGTTCACGTGGTCAATACGCGGGTGACAGCGGCACGTTGCTGTTGGAAAACAGCCCGCAGAATCAGAACCTGTGGTCACGCGTCGCTAGCCTGTTGCAGTCGAAAAATATCCCGATTGCCTCGCGCCAGGATGCCAGCCAAACGCTGACGACCGACTGGGTGAAGTGGAACCGTCTGGACGAAGACAACCAGTACGAAGGCCGTTACCAGATCACGGTTCAGCAGCAGGGTTACCAGCAGGCGCTGGTGGTGAAAACCCTCGAGTTGCGCCAGCAAGGGCAAACCGACAAGGTGACCGATCCTTCTGAAGTTCAGCGTTACAACGGTATGATGATGAACACCATCGTTGAAGGGCTGGACAAGCAGGACAACCTGAGCAGCAGCCAGTCTGCCAATCGTATTGGCGCGTTGGATGTTCAGAGCGGCGCGGATGATACCGGTTTGCCGACGCTGATCGTACGTGCTCCGTATACCGTGGTGTGGGATCGCCTGCCAGCGGCACTGGAAAAAGTGGGGATGAAAGTGGGAGACCGCAGTCGTCCACAGGGTACCGTTGCCGTCACCTATAAATCTCTGAGCGGAAGCGATTGGGATGCCCTGGGTGCGAAAGATCCTGAACTGAAAGAGGGCGATTACAAACTGCAGGTCGGTGATTTGGATAACCGTACCAGTTTGCAATTCATCGATTCTAAAGGTAAACCGCTGACCCAGTCGCAGAACGATGCGCTGGTGGCGGTATTCCAGACGGCTTTCAGTAAAACAAGCGTTAAATAA
- the purC gene encoding phosphoribosylaminoimidazolesuccinocarboxamide synthase, which translates to MQKLAELYRGKAKTVYTTENPDLLVLEFRNDTSALDGQRIEQFDRKGMVNNKFNHFIMSKLEAAGIPTQMERLLSDTEVLVKKLDMVPVECVIRNRAAGSLVKRLGIEEGLPLNPPLFDLFLKNDAMHDPMVNESYCETFGWVSKAHLARMRELSYKANEVLSKLFDDAGLILVDFKLEFGLFNGEVVLGDEFSPDGSRLWDKNTLDKMDKDRFRQSLGGLIEAYEEVARRIGVKLD; encoded by the coding sequence ATGCAAAAGCTAGCTGAGTTGTATCGCGGAAAGGCAAAAACCGTCTACACCACTGAAAATCCGGATCTGCTGGTGCTGGAATTCCGCAACGATACGTCAGCACTGGATGGTCAGCGTATTGAGCAGTTCGATCGCAAAGGGATGGTCAACAACAAGTTTAACCATTTCATTATGAGCAAACTGGAAGCTGCCGGTATCCCGACGCAGATGGAGCGCCTGCTATCTGATACCGAAGTGCTGGTGAAAAAACTGGATATGGTGCCGGTGGAGTGCGTGATCCGTAACCGTGCTGCGGGCTCACTGGTGAAGCGCCTGGGTATCGAAGAAGGCCTGCCGCTGAACCCTCCATTGTTTGATCTGTTCCTGAAAAATGACGCGATGCACGACCCAATGGTCAACGAGTCTTACTGTGAGACATTTGGCTGGGTAAGCAAAGCACATTTGGCCCGCATGCGTGAGCTGAGCTACAAAGCTAACGAAGTGCTGAGCAAACTGTTTGACGATGCCGGGCTGATCCTGGTGGACTTCAAACTGGAGTTTGGCCTGTTCAACGGTGAAGTGGTGCTGGGCGACGAGTTCTCACCAGACGGCAGCCGTCTGTGGGATAAAAACACCCTGGATAAAATGGACAAGGATCGCTTCCGCCAGAGCCTGGGTGGCCTGATCGAAGCCTATGAAGAAGTCGCTCGCCGCATTGGCGTGAAACTGGACTGA
- a CDS encoding neutral zinc metallopeptidase, which translates to MRWQGRRESDNVEDRRGQSSGLGGGGGGFRVPVGGKGGLIILVVVLVAGYYGVDLTPLLNGGNMTPQAQHQSASISPKDDELAKFTSVVLASTEDNWREIFQKMGKNYQDPKLVMYRGATRTGCGTGQSVMGPFYCPADDTVYIDLSFYQDMKTKLGAGGDFAQAYVVAHEVGHHVQNLLGIERKVRQMQQGASQVEVNRLSVKMELQADCFAGVWGHYAEKQQMLEAGDLQAALNAAQAIGDDRLQQQSQGRVVPDSFTHGTSQQRYTWFKQGFDSGDPNTCNTFASR; encoded by the coding sequence ATGCGTTGGCAAGGGCGTCGGGAAAGTGACAATGTTGAGGATCGTCGCGGGCAGTCTTCCGGTCTTGGTGGCGGTGGCGGCGGGTTCCGTGTACCGGTTGGCGGCAAAGGCGGGCTCATTATTCTGGTCGTCGTTCTGGTTGCCGGTTACTACGGTGTTGATCTGACCCCATTGCTGAACGGTGGTAATATGACACCACAGGCTCAGCATCAGAGTGCCAGCATCAGCCCGAAAGATGACGAATTGGCTAAATTTACCTCGGTCGTACTGGCGTCGACGGAGGATAACTGGCGTGAAATCTTCCAAAAGATGGGGAAAAACTACCAGGATCCCAAGCTGGTCATGTACCGGGGCGCGACGCGCACCGGTTGTGGTACCGGTCAGTCGGTAATGGGGCCATTTTATTGCCCGGCAGATGACACGGTTTACATCGATCTGTCTTTCTATCAGGACATGAAGACCAAACTGGGGGCTGGGGGCGACTTTGCTCAAGCCTATGTGGTCGCACACGAAGTGGGGCACCACGTTCAGAATTTGCTTGGGATTGAGCGCAAAGTGCGTCAGATGCAGCAAGGGGCCAGCCAGGTAGAGGTTAACCGCCTGTCGGTGAAGATGGAACTGCAGGCCGACTGTTTTGCGGGTGTCTGGGGCCACTATGCCGAGAAACAACAGATGCTGGAAGCCGGTGATTTACAGGCGGCACTGAACGCCGCGCAGGCCATTGGCGATGATCGCCTGCAGCAACAAAGCCAGGGGCGTGTAGTGCCAGACAGTTTCACTCATGGCACGTCACAGCAGCGCTATACCTGGTTCAAGCAAGGGTTTGACAGCGGCGATCCCAATACCTGCAATACCTTCGCTTCCCGATGA
- a CDS encoding tRNA(Met) cytidine acetyltransferase TmcA — MLQAMQQRMQQQGIRRLVVISGEAQWCRSQARQWVAQMPGDWPWVTNEPVNHRLSNREVKNLLGQERLHAVFDALEGLDVEALAQLCGTLRAGSWLLLLVPPWQHWTQQQDSDSLRWSDCSQPIATPNFIYHLQQQLLADNEVSIWRQGEALCLAPLTPRPDWQAPQGSPSVEQQAILARLLEADAGIWVLTAPRGRGKSTLAGMLMAHSPLTCWITGPSRAATDVASEWAGGRAQFWAPDALLQHCVEQGVGNVGWLLVDEAAAIPGPLLQQLIGYFPRVLLTTTVQGYEGTGRGFLLKFCAALPHWQPLSLQHPMRWAVDDALERVIDNALLFNEEPAWSAHSQPPVIGAIEQAALCADPLRLRRFYALLCSAHYRTSPLDLRRLMDAPGMHFSVASQGDEVVGALWLVDEGGLSMALAHEVWAGRRRPRGNLVAQSLAAHSGQWWAPTLRSRRITRIAVLPELRQQGIATRLIAQQKPYSQGLDFLSVSFGYTEPLWRFWQSCGFTLVRIGNKPEASSGCYTAMAVLPLSEQGEALCHAAHKHLARDWRWRQQRCALALEIIDDEGDPRLNEEDWRELAGFAFAHRPLEASLGALQRLLLNSEWPCTALRSHLQQQQTITECIAQQGLSGQKALLQRWRQEVAQALQQLDEQHCRYWHEWSQSLQ, encoded by the coding sequence ATGTTACAGGCAATGCAACAACGCATGCAGCAACAGGGTATCCGGCGGCTGGTGGTGATCAGCGGTGAAGCGCAATGGTGCCGCAGCCAGGCACGGCAATGGGTTGCTCAGATGCCGGGAGATTGGCCCTGGGTGACAAACGAGCCCGTCAACCACAGGCTGTCTAACCGCGAGGTGAAAAACCTGTTGGGCCAGGAACGGTTGCACGCGGTGTTTGATGCCCTGGAAGGATTGGACGTAGAGGCATTGGCTCAACTGTGTGGCACATTGCGCGCCGGTAGCTGGTTATTACTGTTGGTGCCCCCTTGGCAACATTGGACGCAGCAGCAGGATAGCGACAGCCTGCGTTGGAGCGATTGTTCACAACCTATCGCGACACCCAATTTTATCTATCATCTGCAACAGCAGCTTCTGGCCGACAATGAAGTGTCCATTTGGCGACAGGGTGAAGCATTGTGTCTGGCACCGTTAACGCCTCGGCCAGATTGGCAAGCACCGCAAGGGAGCCCGAGTGTCGAGCAGCAGGCTATTTTGGCCCGCTTGCTGGAGGCTGACGCGGGTATCTGGGTATTAACTGCACCACGTGGCCGCGGCAAATCCACGCTGGCCGGTATGTTGATGGCGCATAGCCCGTTAACCTGCTGGATCACCGGCCCAAGCCGTGCTGCCACCGATGTTGCCAGCGAATGGGCCGGTGGGCGGGCACAATTCTGGGCGCCTGATGCATTACTGCAGCATTGCGTTGAGCAAGGCGTGGGGAATGTAGGATGGTTGCTGGTGGATGAAGCGGCAGCGATCCCGGGCCCGCTATTGCAGCAGTTGATTGGCTATTTCCCGCGCGTGTTGCTGACCACTACGGTGCAAGGCTACGAAGGGACGGGGCGAGGTTTCCTGCTGAAATTCTGTGCGGCGCTGCCACATTGGCAACCGCTAAGTTTGCAACACCCCATGCGTTGGGCGGTGGATGATGCTTTGGAGCGAGTTATCGATAACGCCTTGCTGTTTAATGAGGAACCCGCATGGTCAGCGCACTCGCAACCGCCTGTTATCGGTGCGATAGAACAAGCCGCACTGTGCGCCGATCCGCTGCGGTTACGGCGTTTCTATGCGTTGCTTTGCAGCGCACATTATCGGACTTCCCCGCTGGATTTGCGCCGTCTGATGGATGCACCTGGCATGCACTTTAGCGTTGCATCGCAGGGGGATGAGGTGGTTGGGGCGCTTTGGCTGGTGGATGAAGGTGGTCTGTCGATGGCGCTGGCCCATGAAGTCTGGGCGGGCCGCAGAAGGCCACGTGGCAATCTGGTCGCGCAATCTTTGGCGGCACATAGCGGCCAGTGGTGGGCACCCACGCTACGTTCGCGCCGAATTACCCGTATTGCTGTCTTGCCAGAGCTGCGCCAGCAAGGGATAGCCACCCGATTAATTGCGCAACAAAAGCCGTATTCGCAAGGGCTGGATTTCCTGTCCGTCAGCTTTGGTTATACCGAGCCACTATGGCGCTTTTGGCAATCCTGCGGGTTCACACTGGTGCGTATCGGCAATAAACCGGAGGCCAGCAGCGGCTGCTACACCGCCATGGCGGTGTTACCGCTCAGTGAGCAGGGGGAAGCACTGTGTCACGCTGCGCATAAGCATTTGGCACGTGACTGGCGCTGGCGACAACAGCGTTGCGCTCTTGCGCTGGAGATCATCGATGATGAGGGTGACCCACGGTTAAATGAGGAGGACTGGCGTGAACTGGCCGGTTTTGCTTTTGCCCATCGGCCATTGGAGGCCAGCCTGGGGGCGTTACAACGTCTGCTGCTGAATAGCGAATGGCCTTGTACGGCGTTGCGCAGCCATTTGCAGCAACAGCAGACGATCACAGAATGCATCGCTCAACAGGGGCTGAGTGGGCAGAAGGCACTGTTGCAACGTTGGCGGCAGGAGGTGGCGCAGGCGCTGCAACAGTTGGATGAACAACATTGCCGCTACTGGCATGAGTGGTCGCAATCGTTGCAATAA